From the genome of Metabacillus schmidteae, one region includes:
- a CDS encoding DsrE/DsrF/DrsH-like family protein yields the protein MTETKKTTIVLFSGDYDKAMAAYIIANGAAAYDHEVTIFHTFWGLNALRKDEDIEVKKGFMEKMFGKMMPRGAEKMGLSKMHFAGFGPKMIKDVMKKHNAMPLSDLIEMAKEQDVKLVACTMTMDLLGLQKEELLDNIEYAGVAAYLADAEDGNVNLFI from the coding sequence AAAACAACAATCGTATTATTTAGTGGTGATTATGATAAAGCAATGGCTGCTTATATTATTGCAAACGGGGCAGCTGCCTATGATCATGAAGTAACTATTTTCCACACATTTTGGGGATTAAATGCTCTACGTAAGGATGAAGATATTGAAGTGAAAAAAGGTTTCATGGAAAAGATGTTTGGCAAAATGATGCCAAGAGGTGCTGAAAAAATGGGTCTGTCAAAAATGCACTTTGCAGGTTTCGGTCCTAAAATGATTAAAGATGTAATGAAAAAGCATAATGCAATGCCACTTTCAGACTTAATTGAAATGGCAAAAGAACAAGATGTTAAGCTCGTTGCTTGTACGATGACAATGGATTTATTAGGACTTCAAAAAGAAGAACTTTTAGATAATATCGAGTATGCAGGTGTAGCTGCATATTTAGCTGATGCAGAAGATGGAAATGTAAACCTATTTATCTAA
- a CDS encoding rhodanese-like domain-containing protein, protein MEYLNYLIIGLFLLFIIKRIIPAKGVRQISTTDLKNELKDRNKQFVDVRTPGEFKGRNIKGFKNLPLQQLAQKAEKELSKDKEVVVICQSGMRSQNATKILKKLGFTNVTNVKGGMSAWR, encoded by the coding sequence TTGGAATATCTAAATTATTTAATCATTGGACTCTTTCTGTTATTTATCATTAAACGAATCATCCCGGCTAAAGGTGTTAGACAGATTTCAACAACAGATTTAAAGAATGAATTAAAAGATAGGAATAAACAATTTGTTGATGTACGTACTCCTGGGGAGTTTAAGGGAAGAAACATTAAAGGATTTAAAAATCTCCCACTCCAACAACTTGCGCAAAAAGCGGAGAAGGAACTATCAAAAGACAAAGAAGTAGTTGTTATTTGTCAAAGTGGAATGAGAAGTCAAAATGCTACTAAAATATTAAAAAAATTAGGATTTACGAACGTGACAAATGTAAAAGGTGGTATGAGTGCCTGGAGATAA
- a CDS encoding rhodanese-like domain-containing protein produces MKQLTAKEVETSLVEGQPLNLIDVREVDEVETGKIPGAIHIPLGLLEFRMHELDKSQDYIMVCRSGARSGRACQFLESHGFKVTNMTGGMLAWEGETK; encoded by the coding sequence ATGAAACAACTAACAGCAAAAGAAGTGGAAACATCGTTAGTAGAAGGTCAACCATTAAACTTGATTGATGTTCGTGAAGTGGATGAAGTTGAAACTGGGAAAATCCCAGGAGCGATCCACATTCCACTAGGGTTATTAGAATTCCGTATGCATGAATTAGATAAGTCTCAAGACTATATCATGGTTTGTCGTTCTGGTGCACGTAGTGGTCGCGCCTGTCAATTTCTTGAAAGTCATGGGTTTAAGGTAACCAACATGACAGGCGGAATGCTTGCGTGGGAAGGCGAAACAAAATAA
- a CDS encoding sulfurtransferase TusA family protein — protein MNSLKTDLLLDAKGLACPMPIVKTKKAMNELQSGQVLEVQATDKGSKADLEAWAKSAGHQYLGTIEQGDVLKHYLRKSSNDGTIERKHPNITSNEELEKKLDVNENIVVLDVREAAEYAFNHIPNAISIPLGELEDRLSELNTADEIYVVCRTGNRSDLAAQKLAEKGFANVINVVPGMSAWSGKTNSLNK, from the coding sequence ATGAATTCATTAAAAACAGATCTTTTATTAGATGCAAAGGGCCTAGCTTGCCCAATGCCTATCGTCAAAACAAAAAAGGCAATGAATGAGTTACAATCTGGTCAAGTCTTAGAGGTTCAAGCAACAGATAAAGGGTCAAAAGCTGACCTTGAAGCATGGGCAAAAAGCGCTGGACATCAGTATCTAGGCACAATTGAACAAGGAGATGTGTTAAAGCATTACCTTAGAAAATCTTCCAATGATGGAACAATTGAAAGAAAACATCCTAACATCACAAGCAATGAAGAGTTGGAGAAAAAACTAGATGTTAACGAGAATATTGTTGTTCTCGATGTTAGAGAAGCAGCGGAGTACGCATTCAACCATATTCCAAACGCCATCTCTATTCCGTTAGGAGAGTTAGAGGATCGTCTTTCAGAGCTTAATACAGCTGATGAGATTTATGTGGTGTGTCGAACTGGAAACCGTAGTGATCTCGCAGCTCAAAAATTAGCTGAAAAAGGTTTTGCAAATGTGATTAATGTTGTGCCAGGGATGAGTGCTTGGTCAGGCAAAACCAATAGTTTAAATAAATAA
- a CDS encoding glutaredoxin family protein, with product MSTVTVYTTTRCPYCVMLKNFLADQTIPFKEVNVEENPEIMNQLVAKTGQLGVPQTEVNGKWVVGYDPNNIMLALRN from the coding sequence ATGAGCACAGTAACGGTATACACAACCACACGCTGTCCGTATTGTGTTATGCTAAAGAACTTTTTGGCAGATCAAACTATACCTTTTAAAGAGGTAAATGTTGAAGAAAACCCAGAGATTATGAACCAACTAGTCGCAAAGACCGGACAACTGGGTGTGCCTCAAACAGAGGTAAATGGCAAGTGGGTTGTTGGTTATGATCCAAATAATATAATGCTAGCATTAAGAAACTAG
- a CDS encoding DsrE/DsrF/DrsH-like family protein, with translation MSKVAIIASNGGLFDAYKVFNIATAAAASDQEVAIFFTFEGLNLIHKEAYTQLPMPEGKEHFAEGFAKANVPAIPELVAMAQEMGVKFIGCQMTMDVMGLEKEAFVDGIEVGGAVTFLEFAKDADVTLTF, from the coding sequence ATGAGTAAAGTAGCAATTATAGCAAGTAATGGTGGATTATTTGATGCATATAAAGTTTTTAATATCGCAACAGCTGCAGCAGCATCTGATCAGGAAGTTGCCATATTCTTTACATTTGAAGGATTAAACTTAATTCATAAAGAGGCATACACACAACTACCAATGCCAGAGGGGAAAGAGCATTTTGCTGAAGGGTTTGCAAAAGCAAACGTACCAGCTATACCTGAGTTAGTGGCAATGGCACAAGAAATGGGTGTCAAATTCATTGGTTGCCAAATGACAATGGATGTGATGGGATTAGAAAAGGAAGCATTTGTGGATGGAATTGAAGTGGGTGGAGCTGTAACCTTTTTAGAATTTGCAAAAGATGCAGATGTAACTCTTACGTTTTAA
- a CDS encoding MBL fold metallo-hydrolase translates to MTVKAMTSKEVTKKVFNKEPLFILDVRNESDFQDWKIEGENFDYYNIPYFELLDGVEGILDKIPANQEVLVVCAKEGSSLMVAEMLSEQGLTASYLQGGMKAWSEYLEPVKVGDLNDGGEVYQFVRIGKGCLSYMVVSNGEAAIIDATRMTDIYLDFAKEIGAKITHVFDTHLHADHISGGRVIAERTGATYWLPPKDATEVTFEYKPLEDGNVVTIGNTAIDIHALYSPGHTIGSTSFVVDSQFLLSGDILFIDSIGRPDLAGMAEDWVADLRESLYIRYRELSEELVVLPAHFMIIDELNDDGSVSEKLGTLFAKNHGLNIEDENEFRKLVTENLPPQPNAYQEIRETNMGKINPDDEKQREMEIGPNRCAVR, encoded by the coding sequence ATGACTGTAAAGGCTATGACTTCAAAAGAAGTAACAAAAAAAGTATTTAATAAAGAACCATTATTTATTCTAGACGTTCGTAATGAAAGTGACTTTCAAGATTGGAAAATTGAAGGAGAAAACTTCGACTATTATAATATTCCGTATTTCGAGTTACTGGATGGAGTGGAAGGAATCTTAGATAAAATCCCGGCTAATCAAGAAGTTTTAGTCGTTTGTGCAAAAGAAGGATCTTCATTAATGGTGGCAGAGATGTTATCAGAACAAGGATTAACGGCTTCTTACCTGCAAGGTGGGATGAAAGCGTGGAGTGAGTACTTAGAGCCTGTGAAGGTCGGGGACTTAAACGATGGAGGTGAAGTGTATCAGTTCGTTCGTATCGGTAAGGGCTGCCTATCTTACATGGTCGTCTCAAATGGGGAAGCAGCTATCATCGATGCAACTCGTATGACTGATATTTATCTTGATTTTGCAAAAGAAATTGGTGCAAAAATTACGCATGTATTTGATACGCATCTTCATGCTGACCACATTTCTGGTGGAAGAGTCATTGCTGAGAGAACAGGTGCTACGTATTGGTTACCACCAAAGGATGCAACAGAAGTCACATTTGAGTATAAGCCTTTAGAAGATGGAAATGTGGTAACAATCGGAAATACTGCCATCGATATTCATGCCCTGTATTCTCCAGGTCACACAATTGGTTCTACATCGTTTGTTGTGGATTCTCAGTTCTTATTATCAGGTGATATCCTATTCATCGATTCAATCGGCAGACCAGACTTAGCTGGGATGGCAGAAGACTGGGTAGCAGATTTAAGAGAAAGTTTGTACATCCGTTACAGAGAGCTTTCAGAAGAACTAGTTGTTCTACCAGCGCACTTTATGATCATTGATGAATTGAATGACGATGGTAGTGTATCAGAAAAATTAGGGACACTATTTGCAAAAAATCATGGTCTAAACATCGAGGACGAAAATGAATTCAGAAAATTAGTAACAGAAAACCTACCACCACAACCAAATGCGTATCAAGAAATTCGTGAAACTAACATGGGGAAAATTAACCCAGATGATGAAAAACAACGTGAAATGGAAATTGGACCAAACCGTTGTGCGGTTCGATAA
- a CDS encoding sulfurtransferase TusA family protein encodes MEATKVLDAKGLACPMPIVKTKKAINELASGEILEIHATDKGAKNDLTAWAKSGGHELIKHEEENDVFKFWIKKG; translated from the coding sequence ATGGAAGCAACTAAAGTATTAGACGCAAAAGGATTAGCATGTCCAATGCCAATTGTAAAAACAAAAAAGGCAATCAATGAATTAGCATCAGGTGAAATTCTAGAAATTCATGCTACTGATAAAGGTGCTAAAAACGACCTAACAGCTTGGGCAAAATCTGGTGGTCATGAACTAATTAAGCATGAAGAAGAAAATGATGTATTTAAATTTTGGATTAAAAAAGGTTAA
- a CDS encoding sulfite exporter TauE/SafE family protein, producing MDFGFIITIFLIGFIGSYVSGMLGIGGSIIKYPMLLYIPPLFGLAAFTAHEVSGISAIQVFFATIGGVWAYRKGGYLNKTLIMYMGASILVGSFVGGFGSKLMSEGGINLIYGILALIAAVMMFIPKKGIDDIPLDQVKFNKWLAALLALIVGVGAGIVGAAGAFLLVPIMLVVLKIPTRMTIASSLAITFISSIGATVGKITTGQIDYFPAFIMIVASLIASPLGAMAGKKVNTKVLQVILALLIGATAVKIWLDIL from the coding sequence ATGGATTTTGGATTCATCATTACGATTTTCTTAATAGGATTTATTGGATCATATGTTTCAGGAATGTTAGGAATCGGCGGGTCTATTATTAAATACCCAATGTTATTATATATTCCACCGTTATTTGGCTTAGCAGCATTTACTGCACATGAAGTTTCAGGCATAAGTGCGATTCAAGTATTCTTTGCAACTATTGGTGGAGTTTGGGCTTACCGAAAAGGTGGATATTTAAATAAAACGTTAATTATGTATATGGGTGCTAGTATTTTAGTGGGTAGTTTTGTTGGAGGATTTGGATCAAAGTTAATGTCTGAAGGAGGCATTAATTTAATTTATGGGATATTAGCCTTAATTGCAGCAGTGATGATGTTTATTCCGAAAAAGGGAATAGACGACATTCCATTAGATCAGGTGAAATTTAACAAATGGCTTGCAGCACTATTAGCCCTTATTGTAGGGGTGGGGGCTGGGATCGTTGGAGCAGCAGGAGCCTTTTTATTAGTGCCAATCATGTTAGTGGTATTAAAAATTCCAACAAGAATGACGATCGCTTCTTCTCTAGCGATTACGTTTATTTCATCAATCGGAGCGACAGTAGGTAAAATTACGACCGGACAAATTGACTACTTCCCAGCTTTTATTATGATCGTTGCAAGTTTAATTGCTTCCCCATTGGGTGCAATGGCTGGAAAAAAAGTAAATACCAAAGTGTTGCAAGTCATTTTAGCGTTATTAATTGGAGCTACTGCCGTTAAGATTTGGTTAGATATTTTGTAA
- a CDS encoding DsrE/DsrF/DrsH-like family protein, whose product MTNKKFVYFVSLSSNVPYVLKKSIEMVEQKNEVAIFFDLDGARVLDKRYLKRMTRTHGVDLSLLFNLALNAGIKLYGCQMNVLIADGLELIEGAELAGVVTFLETAYQADAVLSF is encoded by the coding sequence ATGACGAACAAGAAATTTGTTTATTTTGTATCGTTAAGCTCAAATGTTCCCTATGTGTTGAAGAAATCAATCGAAATGGTTGAACAAAAAAATGAAGTCGCCATATTTTTTGATCTTGATGGAGCGCGTGTTTTAGATAAACGTTATTTAAAAAGAATGACGAGAACACATGGAGTAGATCTATCCTTACTTTTTAACTTGGCTTTAAATGCGGGAATTAAATTGTATGGTTGTCAAATGAATGTGTTAATTGCTGATGGTTTGGAATTAATAGAAGGGGCAGAACTCGCGGGCGTTGTTACCTTTTTAGAAACAGCCTACCAAGCTGATGCTGTTTTAAGTTTTTAA
- a CDS encoding peroxiredoxin family protein, producing the protein MNTKKVVVLALHDELESAYPPLNVAVGAASSGADVILAFSRKGVNILDQKYIPIPSDGIEYLSNALADFNAPSINDLLEIAVESGVKFYVVDLDIKDHTQFKYPAEQVPIKWVLNEAVSADLFVHF; encoded by the coding sequence ATGAATACGAAAAAAGTTGTCGTTTTAGCACTTCATGATGAATTAGAGTCTGCTTACCCACCTTTAAATGTTGCTGTTGGAGCTGCTTCATCCGGGGCTGATGTGATCTTAGCCTTCTCACGAAAAGGAGTAAACATTTTAGATCAAAAATACATTCCTATTCCATCGGATGGAATTGAATACTTGTCTAATGCTCTAGCTGATTTTAACGCACCTTCAATTAACGATTTACTTGAGATAGCTGTTGAATCTGGCGTTAAATTTTATGTGGTGGACTTAGATATAAAGGACCATACGCAATTTAAGTACCCAGCTGAGCAAGTCCCCATTAAATGGGTTTTAAATGAGGCAGTTTCAGCGGATTTGTTTGTACATTTTTAA
- a CDS encoding rhodanese-like domain-containing protein — protein sequence MKIKTIALYLPLVILVLYFGYTQFENNSIKTISINELEQKLQDPKSSNIIFVDVREPHEYEAGHIKGMKNIPLSTLKSDYKGLSKDAEIVLLCRSGKRSLQAANILKDYGYGNVVSVSGGIQEWQGEIIK from the coding sequence TTGAAGATTAAAACAATAGCATTATATCTACCCCTTGTCATTTTAGTATTATATTTTGGCTATACCCAGTTTGAAAATAATAGCATTAAAACAATTTCAATTAATGAGTTGGAGCAAAAATTACAGGATCCCAAATCAAGTAACATAATCTTTGTTGATGTGCGTGAACCCCATGAATATGAAGCAGGTCATATTAAAGGGATGAAAAACATTCCACTAAGCACATTAAAATCCGATTATAAAGGTCTTTCTAAAGATGCGGAAATCGTTCTATTGTGCAGAAGTGGGAAACGAAGTCTTCAAGCTGCAAACATTTTAAAAGACTATGGTTATGGTAATGTTGTAAGTGTAAGTGGCGGTATTCAAGAATGGCAGGGAGAAATTATAAAATAA
- a CDS encoding cytochrome c biogenesis CcdA family protein: MENITIFFALTAGVLSFFSPCVFPLIPAYVAHLTDGSVKDGKVNTQKSVLFSRSISFIFGFSIVFVLLGASASVVGQIFLDNKKLIQMIGGFLIIIFGLQMLGVFKIKFLMTEKRFDYNRKSKASSLKSFILGLAFGSGWTPCVGLALSSILLLASSTETIYSGMFLLWIYALGLGIPFLMLSFLVTYSLNVIKRINKVLPKLSLVNGVILIIMGLLLFTGQMEKISAYLSTFTIFEGVGL, translated from the coding sequence TTGGAAAATATCACAATATTTTTTGCATTAACTGCAGGGGTACTTTCATTTTTTTCACCTTGTGTGTTTCCATTAATTCCTGCATATGTTGCTCATTTAACCGATGGTTCAGTAAAAGATGGAAAAGTAAATACCCAGAAGAGTGTCCTGTTTTCTCGTTCAATAAGTTTTATCTTTGGATTTAGTATTGTATTTGTGTTACTAGGAGCTTCAGCAAGTGTTGTAGGACAAATATTTTTAGATAATAAGAAATTAATTCAAATGATAGGGGGATTCCTCATCATTATTTTTGGGTTACAGATGCTTGGTGTGTTTAAAATAAAGTTTTTAATGACTGAAAAACGGTTTGATTATAATAGGAAGTCCAAAGCTAGTTCTCTAAAATCATTTATCCTTGGTTTAGCATTTGGATCAGGATGGACACCTTGTGTAGGACTTGCTTTATCGTCCATTTTATTACTGGCTAGTTCAACTGAAACGATTTATTCTGGCATGTTTTTATTATGGATATACGCCTTAGGTCTAGGCATTCCTTTTCTCATGTTATCTTTTCTTGTGACATACTCTTTAAATGTGATTAAAAGAATCAATAAGGTTTTACCAAAGCTTTCGTTAGTTAATGGAGTAATCCTTATCATAATGGGATTGTTATTATTCACTGGTCAAATGGAAAAGATCAGTGCTTATCTCTCTACATTCACGATTTTTGAAGGAGTGGGATTATGA
- a CDS encoding peroxiredoxin family protein: MNKQILVLVGLIGLLGWGVYDYAFSEKDNMDETSLNNRIENNDLISGIKEGNLAPEFQLQTLEGREVKLSDYKGKKVILNFWATWCPPCKAEMPHMQEFYLDQQNENVEILAVNLTTAEKNTNDIGKFVKDYGLTFPILLDTKGDTGETYQAFTIPTSYIIDSQGIVRKKIVGPMDKEMMEQLIKSID; encoded by the coding sequence ATGAACAAACAAATACTCGTCTTAGTAGGTTTGATTGGTCTTTTAGGTTGGGGAGTATATGACTATGCATTTTCAGAAAAAGACAATATGGATGAAACCTCCCTTAACAATCGAATAGAAAATAATGATTTAATTAGTGGAATAAAAGAAGGAAATTTGGCACCTGAATTTCAACTCCAGACTTTAGAAGGAAGAGAAGTAAAACTGTCTGACTATAAAGGAAAGAAAGTCATTTTAAATTTTTGGGCTACTTGGTGTCCTCCTTGTAAAGCTGAAATGCCTCATATGCAAGAATTTTATCTAGATCAACAAAATGAAAATGTAGAAATTTTAGCAGTTAATTTAACTACTGCAGAAAAGAACACAAATGATATTGGAAAATTTGTAAAAGATTATGGATTAACTTTTCCAATACTGCTTGATACTAAAGGCGATACAGGAGAAACATATCAAGCTTTTACGATCCCAACAAGTTATATAATTGATTCGCAGGGGATTGTTCGAAAGAAAATTGTCGGACCGATGGATAAGGAAATGATGGAGCAATTAATAAAAAGTATTGACTAA
- a CDS encoding class I SAM-dependent methyltransferase, with the protein MNSWNDRFKNENYVYGTNPNVFLADVHKKLNLSGDALAIAEGEGRNAVYLAQQGMNVTAWDYAQSGLAKTEKLAKDRNVTVQTKLVDLNEANWDKEQWDELICIFGHFPEALRTKTLEGVKDAVKPGGYFISEVYSVYQLPYKSGGPQNVELLYKPEEFLSVFFDWRIVHFFMGEVVRNEGELHNGLSHVIQFVAQKRE; encoded by the coding sequence ATGAATTCCTGGAATGATCGATTTAAAAATGAGAATTATGTTTATGGAACTAATCCAAACGTATTTCTTGCGGATGTCCATAAAAAATTAAACCTATCAGGAGATGCATTGGCTATTGCTGAAGGAGAAGGTAGAAATGCAGTCTACTTGGCGCAACAAGGAATGAATGTAACTGCATGGGATTATGCGCAATCCGGACTGGCTAAAACAGAAAAGCTTGCCAAGGATAGAAATGTAACAGTTCAAACAAAGCTTGTAGACTTAAATGAAGCTAACTGGGATAAAGAGCAGTGGGATGAATTGATTTGTATTTTTGGTCACTTTCCAGAGGCATTACGTACAAAAACACTTGAAGGTGTTAAAGATGCAGTTAAACCAGGTGGTTATTTTATTTCAGAGGTGTATTCGGTTTATCAGCTACCATACAAAAGTGGAGGACCACAAAACGTAGAACTACTTTATAAACCAGAAGAGTTTTTAAGCGTTTTTTTTGATTGGCGGATTGTTCACTTTTTTATGGGCGAGGTTGTAAGGAATGAAGGAGAACTTCATAATGGTTTGTCACATGTTATTCAGTTTGTGGCGCAAAAAAGAGAATAA
- a CDS encoding SHOCT domain-containing protein, producing MENTMENIMFYGMGGLIMTIFWVVIFVGGGYFVYTFMKNKENGHEDNTK from the coding sequence GTGGAAAATACAATGGAGAATATAATGTTTTATGGTATGGGTGGATTAATTATGACCATTTTTTGGGTAGTTATTTTTGTTGGTGGAGGCTATTTTGTATACACATTCATGAAAAATAAAGAAAACGGACATGAAGATAACACAAAATAG
- a CDS encoding MFS transporter, with amino-acid sequence MKNPIFIVLFMNTVFSGVLAFSNLYINIFLWNQGASLSTIGVYNASVFVSVFIGTMIGAYTMRWMNSRMTFVLSSSFLLAVFGLLISKEENVIGYIIILGTLYGTAVGLYYSGFNLYSILLTNPENRQLFMGMEQGMNRITAVLTPLIFSYLILYYDYNETFRLIFVMLIIQVIISLFTPKYKSNFNISSLRYKDIWKEYKAVLVSIVAFGFFQSIIQLASSILLFQYVQKETIVGWLNTLFAITGILTLVFISRPRLVKSRMKVTYVGAILATVMTIFLFFPSFSTLIIFNVLAAIALPLIWIPVSVIHYTKIKELACESEVDCDIGLTAHYLLIREFMLNVGRTSFYLFLIMGLDFTQGYHYIPIFLFSLVIPLVIYICNKGLFRELG; translated from the coding sequence ATGAAAAATCCTATTTTTATTGTTTTATTTATGAATACCGTCTTCTCAGGTGTGTTAGCTTTTTCAAACTTATATATAAACATTTTTTTATGGAATCAAGGAGCAAGTCTTTCTACTATAGGAGTATACAATGCCTCGGTTTTTGTATCTGTGTTCATAGGAACAATGATAGGGGCATATACGATGAGGTGGATGAATAGTCGAATGACGTTTGTTTTATCTTCTTCCTTTCTACTAGCGGTGTTCGGATTACTCATAAGTAAAGAAGAGAATGTAATAGGATATATTATCATTTTAGGTACTTTATATGGTACAGCTGTAGGATTGTATTATTCTGGATTTAATCTTTATTCAATATTATTAACCAACCCTGAAAATAGGCAACTTTTTATGGGGATGGAGCAAGGTATGAACCGGATCACCGCAGTCTTAACACCATTAATATTTTCTTATTTAATTCTTTATTATGATTATAATGAAACATTTCGATTAATATTTGTTATGTTGATTATTCAAGTGATTATAAGTTTATTTACACCAAAATATAAAAGCAACTTCAATATTTCATCCTTACGGTATAAAGATATATGGAAGGAGTATAAAGCTGTTCTCGTTTCTATAGTGGCTTTTGGTTTCTTTCAAAGTATAATTCAACTCGCATCCAGCATTCTCTTATTTCAATATGTTCAGAAGGAAACGATTGTTGGATGGTTAAACACATTATTTGCAATTACAGGAATCTTAACACTTGTTTTCATAAGCCGTCCACGACTTGTAAAAAGTAGAATGAAGGTAACGTATGTAGGTGCTATATTAGCGACCGTCATGACTATTTTTTTATTTTTCCCGAGTTTTTCAACATTGATTATTTTTAATGTATTGGCAGCAATTGCTTTACCTCTAATATGGATCCCGGTTAGTGTTATTCATTATACAAAGATTAAGGAGCTAGCTTGCGAGTCAGAGGTGGATTGTGATATTGGATTAACGGCTCACTATCTGTTAATTAGGGAGTTTATGCTCAATGTGGGGCGTACTTCCTTTTATTTATTCCTTATTATGGGGCTAGATTTTACACAGGGATATCATTACATACCAATCTTTTTATTTTCTTTGGTTATTCCACTAGTAATATATATATGTAATAAAGGTCTGTTTAGAGAACTAGGTTAA
- a CDS encoding DUF2187 family protein produces the protein MKQQKNYSKKNALIGDTVQFERKTMTFSCKVIALRENSVIVELSELDAKRLEVESTRTVVNHKNYKIKKRNSIPAAPTFSYVDSYWSVSK, from the coding sequence ATGAAACAACAGAAAAACTACTCAAAAAAGAACGCATTAATTGGTGACACTGTTCAATTCGAGAGAAAAACAATGACATTTTCATGTAAGGTAATTGCTCTAAGAGAGAACTCAGTTATCGTGGAATTGTCTGAACTAGATGCAAAAAGATTAGAAGTGGAAAGTACAAGAACAGTTGTGAATCATAAGAATTATAAGATTAAGAAGCGAAATTCTATACCTGCAGCTCCAACATTTTCTTATGTAGATTCCTATTGGAGTGTTTCAAAATAA
- a CDS encoding aspartyl-phosphate phosphatase Spo0E family protein has translation MRVNNDLLSLIEYKRQLMIQVAVKNGLSHHRTIKISQELDYLMNRLIM, from the coding sequence TTGAGAGTTAATAATGACCTACTATCGTTAATTGAATATAAAAGACAACTAATGATTCAAGTAGCGGTTAAAAATGGACTTTCACACCACAGAACCATCAAAATAAGCCAGGAGTTAGACTATTTGATGAACAGGTTAATAATGTAG